Genomic segment of Paenibacillus sp. FSL R5-0912:
GATAAGATTCAGCAACAACCCATTTTCTTCGACATTTCCACTTCATGGCTGATGCCACATTTGGAAGATTTAAAGGAGTGACAGTCTGTGGACAGCCATACTTCCGAATTATGGCAGCAAATTTTATCGATTATTCAAACCAAACTAAGCAAGCCGAGCTATGACACCTGGTTTAAGGCTACCAAGGCCTTAACGTTTAGCCACCAGGCTCTTATTATCTCGGCGCCTACAACTTTTGCCGTAGAATGGCTGGAAAGTCGCTACACCAAACTGGTAGGAGCAACGGTTTATGAGGTCACCGGACAACAGGTTGACGTCAAATTTGTAATTGAAGAGAACAAACCCTCTGAGCCAATAGTTCAACAAATGGCGACCACTCCCGCAGTTTCACGCGAAGAAGCACAGACGCATTTGCTCAATCCCAAATACACTTTTGATACGTTCGTGATCGGTTCGGGCAACCGTTTTGCGCATGCAGCCTCACTGGCTGTAGCCGAAGCGCCCGCCAAAGCTTACAATCCTTTGTTTTTGTACGGAGGCGTGGGTCTCGGGAAGACTCACTTGATGCATGCCATCGGGCACTATGTGCTGGAGCATAACCCCAACAATAAGGTTATCTACATCTCGTCCGAGAAGTTTACGAATGAATTCATCAACTCCATCCGTGACAACCGCGGCGAAAGCTTCCGTAACAAATACCGCAGTGTTGACATTTTGCTGATTGACGATATTCAATTCCTGGCCGGCAAAGAGTCAACGCAGGAGGAATTTTTCCATACGTTCAATGCTCTTCATGAAGAACGCAAGCAAATTATCATCTCAAGCGACCGGCCTCCCAAGGAGATTCCCACACTGGAAGAACGGCTGCGATCCCGGTTTGAATGGGGATTGATCACCGATATTCAGCCTCCTGATCTGGAGACACGGATTGCGATTCTCCGTAAGAAGGCCAAGGCGGAGAACCTGGATATCCCTAACGAAGCGATGATGTACATCGCTAATCAGATCGACACAAATATCCGCGAGCTGGAAGGTGCACTGATCCGCGTTGTAGCCTATTCATCACTGACAAATCAGGATGTGAATACGCATCTGGCAGCTGAAGCGCTGAAGGATATCATTCCCTCCAGCCGGCCGAAGATGATCACCATGAATGATATTCAGCAAAAAGTCGGCGAATACTACAATTTGCGCATGGAGGATTTCAAAGCACGGAAACGCACGAAGGCTGTTGCTTTTCCAAGGCAGATTGCCATGTATCTCTCACGTGAATTAACGGATTATTCGCTTCCCAAGATCGGTGAAGCCTTCGGAGGGCGCGATCATACGACAGTTATCCATGCCCATGAGAAGATTACGCAGCAATTAAAGGTGGACCAGGAGCTCTATAAAGTGGTAAATAATCTTGCGGAGAAAATTAAAAATCCTTCCTAAGAGGAACAAAGAGCCTATACACAATCTATACACATGTGGGTAGGCTTAATTTTATGCTGTTTAGCGACTTATCCACATAAACGGAGCCCCTACTACTAATACTATTAAATAACTATAATAATTCATCTTCTAAGAGCAGGATTCAAAGAGGTCAAACGTACACCCATTTCCCAATTTTTCAGCTAGGAGTGAAATCATGAAAATCAGCATTCTCAAAAATGAACTCAACGAATCTATAGGCCATGTCTCCAAGGCGATCTCGAGCAGAACAACCATCCCTATTTTGACCGGAATAAAGCTTGAGGTTAGCCACCAGGGAGTAACATTGACGGCAAGCGACACGGATATCTCAATTCAATCCTTCATCCCTGCCGAGAATGACAGCCATACGATCGTAAAAGTGGAACAGCCCGGCAGCGTAGTGCTTCCAGCCAAGTTCTTTGTCGAGATCATCAAGAAGCTTCCCTCCAAAGAAATTCACATGGAAGTCAAAGAGGGCTTTCAAACCTATATCTCTTCCGGATCTACGGAGATTCAGATTGTTGGCCTGGACCCTGAAGAATTCCCTGTTCTGCCAAGCATTGAGGAGAATGAAACCATCTCAATGCCAGGCGATTTGCTGAAGAATATGATTAAACAAACCGCGTTCTCCATCTCTACCCAAGAGACAACACCAATTCTGACGGGTATTCTCTGGAATCTTGCCGATAACGAGTTCAAGTTCACGGCTACCGACCGCCACCGTCTGGCAACAAGAGCAGCACATCTGGAAGGTACAGAGAATGTTCAGTTTGCGAATATTGTTATTGCCGGCAAAACGCTGAACGAGCTCAGCAAAATTATCCCGGATCAGAATATGCTGGTGGATATTGTCGTTGCGGATAACCAGGTCCTCTTCAAAATCGACAAAGTGCTGTTCTATTCGCGGATCCTGGACGGCATTTATCCGGATACTTCTAGAATTATTCCAACCACCTACAAAACAGAACTAACTCTTGATACAAAAAAACTCAGCGAATCGATTGACCGCGCTTATTTGCTATCCCGTGAAGAAAAAACGAACATTGTCCGGATGCAGACTCTTGAGAATGGCGACGTAGAGATTTCTTCCAGCTCATCAGAGCTGGGTAAGGTCCGGGAAGAACTTGAAGTAATTGATTTCAAAGGTGAGCCTTTGCGGATCTCCTTCAACTCCAAATATATGCTTGATGTGCTGAAGGTTGTGGAGAGTGAGCAGCTCGTGATTGCCTTCACCGGCATGATGAGTCCGATTATTCTCAGACCGCTCGACGAGAGCCGCAGCCTGTACGTCATTCTGCCTTACCGCACAACCAATTAATGCCCTGTCCATGGCCTGTGGATAAGTGGTGGAAAGGACAAAAAAGATGAAAAAAATAGTTATCCACAGTGGATATATCAAACTGGACCAGTTTTTGAAGCTGGCAGATTGTGTATCCACAGGTGGTATGGCCAAAGCGCTGCTGCAGGAAGGGCACGTACAAGTGAACGGGGAGAAAGAAGAACGGCGTGGCAGAAAGCTCTACCCGGGTGATAAGATAGAGGTACAGGATAACGGCGTATTCGAGGTTGAAGGCGGCGGAGTCAAAGAGTAGTACACCCAAGGAGGCACAGGGTCTTGTTTGTCAAAAATATCGGTCTGCAGTATTACCGCAACTATGGGCTGCTGCGCCTTACGAGCCTGGGCGATGTAAACCTCATTCTCGGTCAGAACGCCCAAGGCAAAACAAATCTCATGGAGGCTTTGTTCGTCCTGGCGATGACCAAAAGCCACCGTACCTCCAAGGACAAGGAACTCATATCCTTCGATGCTCCTGCAGGTTCCGCACAGATTGTGGCCGAAGTGGAGCGCAAATACGGTGATCTTAAGCTGGAGCTTACCCTGTCACCCCAAGGCAAAAAAGCCAGAATTAACGGACTGGAGCAGCGCCGGCTTAGTGAATTCGTAGGTTCACTGAATGTGGTGATGTTTGCTCCGGAGGATCTCGAGATTGTCAAAGGCACCCCGGGCATCAGGCGCCGGTTCCTTGACATGGAGATTGGACAGGTCCAGCCCAGCTACCTGTTTCATCTGCAGCAATACCAGAAGGTGCTGCTCCAAAGAGGGA
This window contains:
- the dnaA gene encoding chromosomal replication initiator protein DnaA translates to MDSHTSELWQQILSIIQTKLSKPSYDTWFKATKALTFSHQALIISAPTTFAVEWLESRYTKLVGATVYEVTGQQVDVKFVIEENKPSEPIVQQMATTPAVSREEAQTHLLNPKYTFDTFVIGSGNRFAHAASLAVAEAPAKAYNPLFLYGGVGLGKTHLMHAIGHYVLEHNPNNKVIYISSEKFTNEFINSIRDNRGESFRNKYRSVDILLIDDIQFLAGKESTQEEFFHTFNALHEERKQIIISSDRPPKEIPTLEERLRSRFEWGLITDIQPPDLETRIAILRKKAKAENLDIPNEAMMYIANQIDTNIRELEGALIRVVAYSSLTNQDVNTHLAAEALKDIIPSSRPKMITMNDIQQKVGEYYNLRMEDFKARKRTKAVAFPRQIAMYLSRELTDYSLPKIGEAFGGRDHTTVIHAHEKITQQLKVDQELYKVVNNLAEKIKNPS
- the dnaN gene encoding DNA polymerase III subunit beta, with the translated sequence MKISILKNELNESIGHVSKAISSRTTIPILTGIKLEVSHQGVTLTASDTDISIQSFIPAENDSHTIVKVEQPGSVVLPAKFFVEIIKKLPSKEIHMEVKEGFQTYISSGSTEIQIVGLDPEEFPVLPSIEENETISMPGDLLKNMIKQTAFSISTQETTPILTGILWNLADNEFKFTATDRHRLATRAAHLEGTENVQFANIVIAGKTLNELSKIIPDQNMLVDIVVADNQVLFKIDKVLFYSRILDGIYPDTSRIIPTTYKTELTLDTKKLSESIDRAYLLSREEKTNIVRMQTLENGDVEISSSSSELGKVREELEVIDFKGEPLRISFNSKYMLDVLKVVESEQLVIAFTGMMSPIILRPLDESRSLYVILPYRTTN
- the yaaA gene encoding S4 domain-containing protein YaaA, producing the protein MKKIVIHSGYIKLDQFLKLADCVSTGGMAKALLQEGHVQVNGEKEERRGRKLYPGDKIEVQDNGVFEVEGGGVKE